The window TCAACTTCCATTTAAGTGTGATGGATAACGAGGCTTTCCAGAGAGGCAACCTGCATACTCATTTCATCGATGAGGAATTCCCGGAAAAGAATTTCAAGGGTGAGGGCGATGCCGACCACATATTGCAGGCGGCCGCGATTTCGGCCTGTCTTTATGATTTTTTGGAAAACAGCAAAATCAAAACGACGCTCGATCAACCACGGGCAGGACACAGCAACTGGACCCGCCAGGGCCGTAAGGCAGGCGTCAACCGTGTACCGGAGTGATTATGGATTACCTGGTTAAAATCGGCGAAAAACAGTACACTGTAACAATCGATCCAGCCACCCATCCGCCAAAAATAAAAATAGATGGCGAGCCGGTCGATTCGTCATTTTCAACCCGTTCAAATAATTCTGAAATCCAGCTTTTGATCGACAACCGTTCCTACGATGTCGAGGTTGTCAAGCAGAACGGCAATTTCAATGTATTCATCTATGGCCGCGAGTACACCCTCTATGCCGAGGATGAACGGCTGGCCAAAATCCGGGAGGTGGCCGGTATGGGTCCCGGTGGTGTCAGCGAAAACGAACTGAACGCACCGATGCCGGGCCTGGTCACGAAAGTCCTCAAGGCTGTCGGAGACGATGTTAAAAAAGGTGAAAGCGTGGTAATTGTCGAAGCGATGAAAATGGAAAATGAATTAAAAGCACCCCTTGACGGTATAATAAAAGAAATCAAGGTTAAAGAAGGTCAATCGATCGACAAAAACGCGGTGCTGGTTGTGTTCGAATGAAAACTCGGGAGCTTAGCCGGCTTTCAGTCGGGATTACTTATCGCTACGATTACAAGAAGATGCTATTTTCACAGGGCGGGACATTCCTGGCTCTTGTATTCAGTATCATCACCGAAGGTCATCCACCTTTCGGCGACAATCCTTACGAGCTTATCTCGTTCACATCGTTTCTGGTCGTGGTCAACCTGATCGTCCTAGTGGTAAC of the Candidatus Zixiibacteriota bacterium genome contains:
- a CDS encoding acetyl-CoA carboxylase biotin carboxyl carrier protein subunit, whose amino-acid sequence is MDYLVKIGEKQYTVTIDPATHPPKIKIDGEPVDSSFSTRSNNSEIQLLIDNRSYDVEVVKQNGNFNVFIYGREYTLYAEDERLAKIREVAGMGPGGVSENELNAPMPGLVTKVLKAVGDDVKKGESVVIVEAMKMENELKAPLDGIIKEIKVKEGQSIDKNAVLVVFE